The following proteins come from a genomic window of Proteiniphilum propionicum:
- a CDS encoding V-type ATP synthase subunit I, translating into MVAKMKKFIFLAFHKDYEQFLIELRNLGMIHIVEQDRTELDEEELYPYTSKLKQLEGAVKTLKRYRDNNNEDSFNEPDIELGQRIPEEIEKIENFKSSLNQQLQVSIKESNLLKPWGNFDPENIKKLERAGYRINFFIAPDNQYDKEWETLYDAVVINKESSRTYFVTVTKNNNMAELLNIEEVKMPDVSLESLNKLIESIKEKIRHQDEALEKMSDDLPSVKGAIKKLEDKIVFTKAVQSSTPVADNKIILLQGWAPEDNVKEITGYLAKESVYFETSDPLPGDDVPIKFKNNRFSRMFEPIAELYMMPKYNEVDLTPFFAPFYMIFFGLALGDIGYGAFLFILGTLIKILKKDKIEKSLKGIMTLVQILGASTMVCGLLTGGFFGYNIYDINAPFFRNMKDQIFFDNSQMFILSLVLGIIQIMFGMVMKCINRIKQFGFPYAVSTIGWFTLLLSIIVAYLFPNFLQMGGTAHNIVMMSSAIPIIFFNSPGKNIFVNIGLSLWDTYNMATGLLGDVLSYVRLFALGLSGGILASVFTSLATGMSPDKAILGPVVTVLIFVIGHAITIFMNALGAFVHPLRLTFVEFYNNSEFTGGGKKYNPFKN; encoded by the coding sequence ATGGTAGCAAAAATGAAAAAATTTATCTTTTTGGCTTTCCATAAAGATTATGAACAGTTCCTAATAGAACTGCGCAATTTGGGAATGATCCATATTGTAGAACAGGACCGGACTGAACTTGACGAAGAAGAACTCTATCCATACACTTCTAAATTAAAACAACTTGAAGGAGCAGTAAAGACTCTGAAAAGATATAGAGATAATAACAATGAAGATTCTTTCAATGAGCCGGATATCGAACTCGGCCAACGAATCCCTGAAGAGATAGAGAAGATAGAGAACTTCAAGTCGTCACTCAACCAGCAGCTCCAGGTCAGTATAAAAGAGAGCAACTTACTGAAACCATGGGGTAACTTTGATCCGGAAAATATTAAAAAACTTGAGAGAGCCGGATACCGGATCAACTTCTTCATTGCTCCGGACAATCAATATGATAAGGAGTGGGAAACACTTTACGATGCAGTTGTCATAAATAAAGAGTCTTCAAGGACCTATTTTGTTACGGTGACAAAAAATAATAATATGGCAGAACTACTTAACATTGAAGAGGTTAAGATGCCAGATGTGTCATTGGAATCGCTAAACAAGCTGATAGAGTCTATTAAGGAGAAGATCAGGCATCAGGATGAAGCACTTGAAAAGATGTCTGACGACCTGCCATCGGTGAAGGGTGCAATAAAGAAGCTTGAAGATAAAATTGTATTTACCAAGGCTGTTCAAAGCTCCACTCCTGTGGCTGACAACAAAATAATACTGCTGCAGGGCTGGGCTCCGGAAGACAATGTTAAAGAGATCACCGGCTACCTTGCCAAAGAAAGTGTATATTTTGAAACTTCTGATCCATTGCCCGGAGACGATGTGCCAATTAAGTTCAAAAACAATAGATTTTCTCGTATGTTCGAGCCTATTGCCGAACTCTATATGATGCCAAAGTATAATGAGGTGGACCTGACTCCTTTCTTTGCGCCGTTTTACATGATTTTTTTCGGATTGGCGCTGGGTGACATAGGTTATGGTGCTTTCCTCTTTATCTTGGGAACACTTATAAAAATTCTGAAAAAGGACAAAATAGAAAAATCACTTAAAGGCATCATGACTCTTGTACAGATACTGGGTGCCTCCACAATGGTATGCGGCCTGCTTACCGGTGGTTTTTTCGGTTATAACATTTATGATATCAACGCTCCGTTCTTCCGGAATATGAAAGATCAGATCTTTTTTGACAATTCACAAATGTTTATTCTCTCACTCGTTCTAGGAATAATTCAGATTATGTTTGGCATGGTCATGAAATGTATAAACCGGATAAAACAGTTCGGTTTTCCCTATGCTGTATCTACAATAGGTTGGTTTACACTACTACTGAGTATAATCGTAGCTTATCTGTTCCCGAATTTTTTGCAAATGGGTGGTACTGCACATAATATTGTTATGATGTCATCTGCAATACCTATTATATTCTTTAACTCTCCCGGAAAGAATATTTTCGTAAATATTGGGCTGTCTTTATGGGATACATACAATATGGCCACCGGATTGCTGGGAGATGTTTTATCTTATGTACGCCTTTTCGCGCTGGGGCTGTCGGGAGGCATTCTGGCAAGTGTATTCACAAGCCTTGCTACCGGAATGAGTCCCGATAAAGCTATCTTAGGACCGGTAGTAACTGTCCTTATCTTCGTTATCGGACACGCCATAACCATATTCATGAACGCACTCGGAGCATTTGTACATCCCTTGCGGCTTACGTTTGTTGAATTTTACAACAACTCTGAGTTTACAGGAGGCGGGAAAAAATACAACCCCTTTAAAAATTAA
- a CDS encoding SDR family oxidoreductase, with translation MKQTKLPHIIVTGGAQGIGRVISQELLKNGYTVSIFDIDSEAMEELRPHLNKRRCDFFITDVSNEVSIRSSIRAAVKKFGNTYGLVNNAVYEVSKPMDKLSLEEWNRAIATNLTGTFLCSKYLAPYLEESKGAIVNMCSTRAFQSEANTESYSASKGGIFSLTHAMAVSLAPNVRVNSISPGWIDVSALKKKSVAKQALLSREDHLQHPSGRVGNAWDIARMVLFLMNPENSFITGQNFIIDGGMTRKMIYV, from the coding sequence ATGAAACAGACAAAACTGCCACATATTATAGTCACAGGAGGAGCACAAGGCATCGGAAGAGTTATTTCTCAGGAACTGCTTAAAAACGGCTATACCGTATCTATATTTGATATTGACAGCGAAGCGATGGAAGAGCTTCGTCCCCACCTCAACAAACGTCGCTGCGATTTCTTTATTACCGATGTTTCAAATGAGGTGAGCATCAGGTCCTCCATCAGGGCTGCAGTAAAAAAGTTTGGCAACACATACGGACTGGTCAACAATGCCGTATATGAGGTTTCCAAGCCAATGGATAAGCTTTCCCTTGAAGAGTGGAACAGGGCTATTGCCACTAACCTCACCGGCACGTTTCTATGCAGTAAGTATCTTGCGCCTTATCTTGAAGAATCGAAGGGGGCTATCGTTAATATGTGCTCCACAAGGGCATTTCAGTCCGAAGCCAACACCGAATCTTACTCAGCCAGCAAAGGCGGCATCTTCTCTCTCACCCATGCCATGGCAGTAAGCCTGGCACCAAATGTACGTGTAAATTCAATCAGCCCGGGATGGATTGATGTCTCAGCGCTCAAAAAAAAATCGGTTGCCAAACAAGCCCTGTTATCCCGGGAAGACCACCTGCAACATCCCTCGGGGCGTGTGGGCAATGCCTGGGATATTGCACGTATGGTCCTCTTCCTTATGAATCCCGAAAACAGCTTCATCACGGGACAAAACTTCATCATTGATGGCGGAATGACCCGAAAGATGATTTATGTCTGA
- a CDS encoding V-type ATP synthase subunit D, translated as MAIKFQYNKTSRQLLEKQLTVRERALPTLQNKETALRTEVKRAKDEIKLLEKDLEAKVISYKKMMGMWIEFDPSLISVKDVHLSKRKIAGVLIPMLDSVDFEIKQFSLFSRPKWFLDGVKTLEELAETAIRRDFHEIRLNRLEHARKKTTQKVNLFEKVQIPGYQEAILKIKRYLEDEENLSKSSQKIMRSQQERKREKGEEIW; from the coding sequence ATGGCTATTAAATTTCAATATAATAAAACTTCCCGTCAGCTGCTTGAAAAACAACTGACTGTACGTGAGAGGGCACTTCCCACCTTGCAGAATAAGGAGACAGCACTTCGGACGGAGGTAAAAAGAGCCAAAGATGAAATCAAATTGCTTGAAAAAGATCTTGAGGCAAAGGTGATTTCATACAAGAAGATGATGGGAATGTGGATTGAATTCGATCCCAGCCTGATAAGTGTTAAAGATGTGCATCTTTCGAAGAGGAAAATTGCGGGAGTGCTGATTCCCATGCTTGACAGTGTTGATTTCGAAATCAAACAGTTCAGCCTGTTCAGCCGCCCGAAATGGTTTCTCGACGGGGTGAAAACTCTTGAAGAGCTTGCCGAGACAGCTATTCGCCGCGATTTTCATGAAATCAGGCTCAATCGCCTTGAACATGCAAGGAAGAAAACAACCCAAAAAGTGAACCTATTCGAGAAGGTACAGATACCGGGATATCAGGAAGCGATTTTGAAAATCAAACGTTACCTTGAAGATGAGGAGAATCTCTCCAAATCATCACAAAAGATTATGCGTTCTCAACAGGAAAGAAAAAGGGAGAAAGGAGAAGAAATATGGTAG
- the ffh gene encoding signal recognition particle protein, whose translation MFENLSERLERSFKILKGQGKITEINVAETLKEVRRALLDADVNYKTAKEFTETVKQKALGQDVLNAVKPEQMMVKIVHDELATLMGSSAVDINIKGSPAIILMSGLQGSGKTTFSGKLANMLKSKRGKSPLLVAGDVYRPAAIEQLKVLGEQIGVAVYSEEDNKNPVKISQNALQYARQHGKDLIIIDTAGRLAIDEQMMNEIESIKKAINPQEILFVVDAMTGQDAVNTAKEFNQRLDFSGVVLTKLDGDTRGGAALSIRSVVDKPIKFVGTGEKLDAIDVFHPERMADRILGMGDIVSLVEKAQEQYDEEEARRLQKKIAKNQFDFNDFIAQIQQIKKMGNLKDLASMIPGVGKQIKDLDIDDDAFKGIEAIIRSMTPQERSNPEILNGSRRARIAKGSGTNVQEVNKLIKQFDETRKMMRMMTSGGGRQTMRKMRRR comes from the coding sequence ATGTTTGAGAATTTAAGCGAAAGACTCGAGAGGTCGTTTAAAATATTGAAAGGCCAGGGCAAGATTACCGAAATAAACGTTGCCGAAACCCTTAAGGAGGTACGCCGTGCTTTGCTCGATGCAGACGTAAACTATAAAACAGCGAAGGAGTTTACTGAAACCGTTAAACAGAAGGCACTCGGGCAAGACGTACTAAACGCCGTGAAGCCCGAGCAGATGATGGTAAAGATTGTTCATGATGAGCTGGCAACCCTTATGGGTAGCTCTGCTGTTGATATTAATATAAAAGGTAGCCCGGCAATAATTCTAATGTCGGGGTTGCAGGGATCGGGTAAAACCACCTTCTCCGGCAAACTGGCAAACATGCTCAAAAGCAAACGCGGTAAAAGCCCGTTGCTTGTGGCTGGTGACGTTTACCGTCCTGCTGCCATTGAACAGCTTAAGGTACTGGGGGAACAGATTGGAGTGGCAGTATATTCTGAAGAGGATAATAAGAATCCGGTAAAAATTTCACAAAATGCCCTTCAATATGCCCGTCAGCACGGTAAAGACCTTATCATCATCGACACCGCAGGCCGTTTGGCTATTGATGAGCAGATGATGAACGAGATAGAATCCATAAAAAAAGCAATCAACCCTCAAGAAATTCTCTTTGTGGTGGACGCCATGACAGGGCAGGATGCCGTGAACACAGCCAAAGAGTTTAACCAGCGGCTCGACTTTAGCGGCGTTGTTCTTACTAAACTTGACGGTGATACGCGTGGTGGGGCTGCTCTTTCAATCAGGTCTGTTGTAGACAAGCCTATTAAGTTTGTGGGTACCGGCGAGAAGCTTGATGCCATAGATGTATTTCATCCCGAACGTATGGCTGATCGTATCCTGGGGATGGGCGACATTGTTTCGCTTGTCGAGAAAGCGCAGGAGCAGTACGATGAAGAAGAGGCTCGTCGCCTTCAAAAAAAGATTGCCAAAAACCAGTTCGATTTTAACGATTTCATTGCCCAGATTCAGCAGATAAAGAAAATGGGTAACCTTAAAGACCTTGCATCAATGATTCCCGGTGTAGGTAAACAGATTAAAGACCTGGATATTGATGACGATGCCTTTAAGGGTATTGAAGCTATTATCCGTTCCATGACACCTCAGGAACGCAGCAACCCCGAAATACTTAATGGTAGCCGTCGGGCCCGCATAGCCAAAGGGAGCGGCACCAACGTTCAAGAGGTAAATAAACTTATCAAGCAGTTCGATGAAACCCGAAAGATGATGCGCATGATGACATCGGGCGGTGGACGGCAGACGATGAGGAAAATGCGCAGAAGATAA
- a CDS encoding V-type ATP synthase subunit B, which produces MAKAFQKIYTQITQITKATCSVRATNVGYDELATVEGRLAQVVKIMGDEVTLQIFGGTEGISTNAEVIFMGKSPSLKVSDQLAGRFFNAYGDPIDGGPVPEGEERPIGGPSVNPVRRKQPSELIATGISGIDLNNTLVSGQKIPFFADPDQPFNQVMATVALRAETDKIILGGMGMTNDDYLYFKNVFSNAGALNRIISFMNTTEDPAVERLLVPDMALTAAEYFAVDKNEKVLVLLTDMTSYADALSIVSNRMDQIPSKDSMPGSLYSDLAKIYEKAAQFPSGGSITIIAVTTLSGGDITHAVPDNTGYITEGQLFLRLDSDVGKVIVDPFRSLSRLKQLVQGKKTRDDHPQLMNAAVRLYADAANAKTKLENGFDLTDYDQRTLSFAKDYSEYILAINVNLNTVEMLDKTWELLSKYFKPTEVNMKQELVDKYWK; this is translated from the coding sequence ATGGCAAAAGCATTTCAGAAAATATATACGCAAATTACCCAAATCACGAAAGCCACCTGCTCTGTGAGAGCAACCAATGTAGGTTATGATGAACTGGCTACAGTGGAAGGGCGACTGGCACAGGTAGTAAAAATAATGGGCGACGAGGTTACTCTGCAGATTTTTGGGGGTACCGAAGGTATATCAACCAATGCCGAAGTGATTTTCATGGGAAAATCACCCTCTCTTAAGGTAAGCGATCAACTTGCAGGCCGTTTTTTCAATGCTTACGGTGATCCCATAGACGGCGGCCCGGTACCCGAAGGTGAAGAGCGTCCCATCGGTGGCCCTTCTGTTAACCCTGTAAGAAGGAAACAACCTTCGGAGCTTATAGCAACGGGAATTTCAGGTATAGACCTGAACAATACGCTTGTATCGGGACAGAAGATACCTTTCTTTGCCGATCCTGACCAACCGTTCAACCAGGTAATGGCTACAGTGGCCCTTCGTGCAGAGACCGACAAGATTATTCTGGGGGGGATGGGGATGACAAACGATGACTACCTTTACTTCAAGAATGTATTCAGTAACGCTGGTGCATTAAACCGGATCATCTCTTTTATGAACACCACCGAAGACCCTGCTGTAGAACGGCTCCTGGTACCAGATATGGCATTGACGGCAGCTGAATATTTCGCAGTCGATAAAAACGAGAAGGTGCTGGTGCTGCTTACAGATATGACCTCATATGCCGATGCTCTATCTATTGTGTCAAACCGCATGGATCAGATCCCGTCGAAGGATTCAATGCCCGGATCGCTATACTCCGACCTGGCCAAAATATACGAGAAAGCGGCCCAGTTCCCTTCAGGAGGCTCTATAACCATTATTGCAGTTACCACACTTTCAGGAGGTGATATTACTCACGCAGTCCCTGATAATACGGGATATATTACTGAGGGACAACTCTTCCTGCGCCTCGACAGCGATGTGGGAAAGGTTATTGTTGATCCATTCCGCTCTCTCTCGCGACTAAAACAACTTGTACAGGGCAAGAAAACGAGGGACGATCATCCGCAATTGATGAATGCAGCAGTAAGACTTTATGCCGACGCTGCAAATGCTAAAACCAAACTGGAAAACGGCTTCGATCTGACCGATTATGATCAGCGGACATTGTCGTTCGCGAAAGATTATTCAGAATACATACTTGCTATAAACGTAAATCTGAATACGGTGGAGATGCTTGATAAAACTTGGGAGCTGCTTTCAAAATACTTCAAACCAACCGAGGTTAATATGAAACAAGAGTTAGTGGATAAGTATTGGAAATAA
- a CDS encoding cation diffusion facilitator family transporter: MNVKKANKLQNFIYLSITAAIVTIVLKFYAYYITGSMGFLSDSLESFVNLFAAIFALIMLNLSQKPADDGHDYGHSKAEYFSSAAEGALILVAAFSIIWSAINRIINPRPLENINTGLLFSFLASLVNLLVGIVLIKNGKKNKSLLLEADGRHLMTDVWTSVGVILGIIVVKYTGWLIIDPVIAILVAINIIYTGYILISRSASGLMDAAIPEDDLKKVIIYLESLKDKQIEYHSLLTRAAGQRKFISMHLLVPGEWTVKKGHDCADDIEEAIVEMFDEPVTVSTHIEPVEDPASLKDIGIDRQKRHKGQQVTP; the protein is encoded by the coding sequence ATGAATGTAAAAAAAGCAAACAAGCTGCAAAATTTTATTTATCTATCTATTACCGCGGCAATAGTGACGATAGTGTTGAAATTTTACGCCTACTATATAACCGGATCAATGGGTTTTTTGTCGGATTCGTTGGAATCATTCGTTAACCTGTTTGCGGCTATTTTTGCCCTGATTATGTTAAACCTGTCTCAGAAACCTGCCGACGATGGACACGATTACGGGCACAGTAAAGCAGAGTATTTTTCCAGTGCTGCCGAGGGAGCCTTAATTCTTGTTGCAGCCTTTAGCATTATATGGAGCGCCATCAACCGTATTATTAATCCAAGACCGCTGGAAAATATTAACACCGGGTTGCTGTTTTCTTTTTTGGCATCACTGGTTAATCTGTTGGTGGGGATCGTATTAATTAAAAATGGGAAAAAAAACAAATCATTGCTTCTTGAAGCTGATGGTAGACATCTTATGACCGATGTATGGACCTCGGTAGGGGTTATTCTGGGGATCATCGTGGTTAAATATACCGGGTGGCTCATTATCGACCCTGTAATTGCCATACTGGTAGCTATAAACATTATTTATACCGGATATATTCTGATCAGCCGTTCAGCCAGCGGTTTGATGGATGCGGCAATACCCGAGGATGATCTGAAGAAAGTAATCATCTATCTTGAATCATTGAAAGATAAACAGATTGAATACCATTCACTTCTGACACGGGCCGCAGGTCAACGAAAATTTATCTCAATGCATCTGTTGGTCCCGGGAGAATGGACTGTAAAAAAGGGGCACGATTGTGCCGATGATATTGAAGAGGCTATTGTTGAAATGTTTGACGAGCCGGTTACCGTTTCAACCCATATCGAACCTGTGGAAGATCCGGCCTCGTTAAAGGATATCGGCATCGATCGTCAGAAGCGCCACAAGGGCCAGCAAGTTACCCCGTAG
- the folD gene encoding bifunctional methylenetetrahydrofolate dehydrogenase/methenyltetrahydrofolate cyclohydrolase FolD translates to MELIDGKSVAAQIKKEIAEEVALIKAAGGKTPHLAAVLVGHDGGSETYVANKVKSCEEVGFKSTLIRYEDDVTEEELLACVDRLNNDTGIDGFIVQLPLPKHISETKITEAIDYRKDVDGFHPVNVGRMSLGMPCFLSATPSGIVELLRRYNIETRGKHCVVLGRSNIVGKPVSMLMMQKSYPGDCTVTVCHSRTPNIKEICLQADIIIAALGVPEFLKGDMVKEGVVVIDVGTTRVPSNKTRSGFKLTGDVAFNEVAPKCSYITPVPGGVGPMTIVSLLKNTLLAGKKNIYS, encoded by the coding sequence ATGGAATTGATTGATGGAAAATCAGTTGCGGCACAAATAAAAAAAGAGATTGCCGAAGAGGTAGCACTTATCAAAGCGGCCGGAGGTAAAACTCCTCATCTGGCAGCGGTACTTGTGGGGCACGACGGAGGCAGCGAAACCTACGTGGCTAACAAGGTGAAGTCGTGTGAAGAGGTGGGATTCAAGTCCACCCTGATACGATACGAAGATGATGTCACCGAAGAAGAACTTCTGGCATGTGTTGACAGGCTGAACAACGATACCGGTATCGATGGTTTTATCGTGCAACTGCCATTACCAAAACATATTTCGGAAACTAAAATTACCGAAGCAATTGATTATCGCAAAGATGTAGACGGTTTTCATCCGGTAAATGTAGGACGCATGTCGCTGGGGATGCCCTGCTTTCTGTCTGCAACACCCTCAGGAATAGTTGAGTTGCTGAGAAGATACAATATAGAAACAAGGGGAAAGCACTGCGTGGTATTGGGACGAAGCAATATTGTCGGGAAACCGGTATCCATGCTGATGATGCAAAAAAGCTATCCTGGCGATTGTACAGTAACTGTGTGCCACAGCCGCACTCCTAACATCAAAGAGATTTGCCTGCAGGCCGACATCATTATTGCTGCTCTGGGAGTACCGGAATTTCTGAAAGGGGATATGGTTAAAGAGGGAGTGGTAGTAATTGATGTAGGCACAACTCGCGTACCAAGCAACAAAACCAGATCAGGGTTCAAGCTCACCGGTGATGTTGCCTTTAACGAGGTTGCCCCTAAATGCTCATACATAACTCCCGTTCCCGGAGGTGTAGGCCCAATGACCATAGTATCGCTACTTAAAAATACTCTTTTGGCCGGCAAAAAGAATATTTATAGTTAA
- the gcvT gene encoding glycine cleavage system aminomethyltransferase GcvT, whose product MKRTPFTDMHIALGAKMHEFAGYNMPIEYSGIIDEHQTVVNGVGVFDVSHMGEFWVKGPKALEFLQKVCSNDASALRIGKAQYTCFVNGNGGIVDDFIVYHYELEKYLLVVNAANIEKDWAWCQKHNTMGAELENASGHMAQLAVQGPRAINTLQKLTNEDLAAIPNYAFVNGTFAGVENVIISNTGYTGAGGFELYFYPEQGQIIWDAIFDAGEEFGIKPIGLGARDTLRLEMGYCLYGNDLDDTTTPLQAGLGWITKFTDNKPFIGREVLEKEKSEGVSRKLCCFELVDKGIPRHGYEIVNAGGEVVGNVTSGTMSPMLKIGIGMGYVKPELAKAGTDIYIKVRNRNLKATVVKPPFRK is encoded by the coding sequence ATGAAAAGGACTCCTTTTACAGATATGCATATTGCACTTGGTGCAAAGATGCACGAATTCGCCGGGTATAACATGCCTATTGAATATTCAGGTATCATTGATGAGCATCAGACAGTAGTGAATGGTGTTGGTGTTTTTGATGTGTCGCATATGGGTGAGTTTTGGGTGAAAGGCCCAAAAGCCTTAGAGTTTTTGCAGAAAGTGTGTAGTAACGATGCATCTGCCCTTAGGATCGGAAAGGCTCAGTACACCTGTTTCGTAAATGGAAATGGAGGCATTGTTGATGACTTTATTGTTTATCATTACGAACTTGAGAAATACCTGCTGGTTGTAAATGCAGCCAATATTGAGAAAGATTGGGCTTGGTGTCAGAAACACAACACAATGGGTGCCGAACTTGAGAATGCATCAGGCCATATGGCGCAGCTGGCAGTGCAGGGACCCAGGGCAATTAATACACTGCAGAAACTGACTAATGAGGATCTGGCTGCAATACCTAATTATGCCTTTGTTAACGGTACATTTGCAGGTGTTGAGAACGTAATTATTTCAAATACAGGCTACACAGGTGCCGGTGGATTTGAACTCTATTTCTATCCGGAACAGGGTCAGATAATTTGGGATGCCATTTTTGATGCAGGTGAAGAGTTCGGTATCAAACCCATAGGCTTGGGTGCACGCGATACATTACGCCTCGAAATGGGATATTGTCTATATGGAAACGATCTTGACGACACAACAACACCGCTACAGGCAGGTTTGGGATGGATTACCAAATTTACTGACAACAAACCGTTTATTGGCAGAGAGGTGCTGGAAAAGGAGAAGTCTGAGGGAGTATCTCGTAAACTTTGTTGTTTTGAACTGGTTGATAAAGGAATTCCCCGCCACGGGTACGAGATTGTTAATGCCGGGGGAGAGGTTGTAGGGAATGTGACTTCTGGAACAATGTCACCAATGCTGAAAATTGGAATCGGTATGGGATATGTCAAGCCGGAATTGGCAAAAGCAGGTACTGATATCTATATAAAAGTTCGGAATAGAAATCTGAAGGCAACAGTGGTAAAACCGCCCTTCAGAAAATAG
- a CDS encoding V-type ATP synthase subunit K: METNLLIAYVGIAVMIALSGIGSAYGVTIVGNAAIGAAKKVDGKFGNFLVLTALPGTQGLYGFAGYFMFESIFGVLTPDITFIQAMATLAAGLALGFVGLLSAIRQGQVCANGVVAIGQGHDAFSNTLILAVFPELYAIVSLAAAFLMGSAIA, from the coding sequence ATGGAAACAAATTTATTAATTGCCTATGTAGGTATAGCAGTGATGATTGCCCTTTCTGGCATTGGAAGCGCCTACGGGGTTACTATAGTTGGAAATGCTGCCATTGGAGCAGCTAAAAAGGTGGACGGGAAATTTGGTAATTTTCTAGTATTAACAGCTCTTCCCGGTACACAAGGATTGTACGGTTTTGCCGGCTACTTCATGTTTGAGAGTATCTTCGGGGTGTTGACTCCCGACATCACATTTATTCAGGCAATGGCAACATTAGCTGCAGGGCTTGCTCTGGGATTCGTAGGACTACTTTCTGCTATACGTCAGGGACAGGTTTGTGCTAACGGTGTGGTTGCTATCGGTCAGGGGCACGATGCGTTTAGCAACACTCTTATCCTGGCTGTATTCCCGGAGTTATATGCTATAGTGTCGCTTGCAGCTGCATTTCTCATGGGTTCAGCAATTGCATAA